A genomic stretch from Gorilla gorilla gorilla isolate KB3781 chromosome 20, NHGRI_mGorGor1-v2.1_pri, whole genome shotgun sequence includes:
- the LTBP4 gene encoding latent-transforming growth factor beta-binding protein 4 isoform X7, which translates to MRRPGTSGRRPLLLVLLLPLFAAATSAASPSPSPSQVIEVPGVPSRPASVAVCRCCPGQTSRRSRCIRAFCRVRSCQPKKCAGPQRCLNPVPAVPSPSPSVRKRQVSLNWQPLTLQEARALLKRRRPRGPGGRGLLRRRPPQRAPAGKAPVLCPLICHNGGVCVKPDRCLCPPDFAGKFCQLHSSGARPPAPAIPGLTRSVYTMPLANHRDDEHGVASMVSVHVEHPQEASVVVHQVERVSGPWEEADAEAVARAEAAARAEAAAPYTVLAQSAPREDGYSDASGFGYCFRELRGGECASPLPGLRTQEVCCRGAGLAWGVHDCQLCSERLGNSERVSAPDGPCPTGFERVNGSCEDVDECATGGRCQHGECANTRGGYTCVCPDGFLLDSSRSSCISQHVISEAKGPCFRVLRDGGCSLPILRNITKQICCCSRVGKAWGRGCQLCPPFGSEGFREICPAGPGYHYSASDLRYNTRPLGQEPPRVSLSQPRTLPATSRPSAGFLPTHRLEPRPEPRPDPRPGPELPLPSIPAWTGPEIPESGPSSGMCQRNPQVCGPGRCISRPSGYTCACDSGFRLSPQGTRCIDVDECRRVPPPCAPGRCENSPGSFRCVCGPGFRAGPRAAECLDVDECHRVPPPCDLGRCENTPGSFLCVCPAGYQAAPHGASCQDVDECTQSPGLCGRGACKNLPGSFRCVCPAGFRGSACEEDVDECAQEPPPCGPGRCDNTAGSFHCACPAGFRSRGPGAPCQDVDECARSPPPCTYGRCENTEGSFQCVCPMGFQPNAAGSECEDVDECENHLACPGQECVNSPGSFQCRACPSGHHLHRGRCTDVDECSSGAPPCGPHGHCTNTEGSFRCSCAPGYRAPSGRPGPCADVNECLEGDFCFPHGECLNTDGSFACTCAPGYRPGPRGASCLDVDECSEEDLCQSGICTNTDGSFECICPPGHRAGPDLASCLDVDECRERGPALCGSQRCENSPGSYRCVRDCDPGYHAGPEGTCDDVDECRNRSFCGAHAVCQNLPGSFQCLCDQGYEGARDGRHCVDVNECETLQGVCGAALCENVEGSFLCVCPNSPEEFDPMTGRCVPPRTSAGTFPGSQPQAPASPVLPARPPPPPLPRRPSTPRQGPVGSGRRECYFDTAAPDACDNILARNVTWQECCCTVGEGWGSGCRIQQCPGTETDVDECQLFRDQVCKSGVCVNTAPGYSCYCSNGYYYHTQRLECIDNDECADEEPACEGGRCVNTVGSYHCTCEPPLVLDGSQRRCVSNESQSLDDNLGVCWQEVGADLVCSHPRLDRQATYTECCCLYGEAWGMDCALCPAQDSDDFEALCNVLRPPAYSPPRPGGFGLPYEYGPDLGPPYQGLPYGPELYPPPALPYDPYPPPPGPFARREAPYGAPRFDMPDFEDDGGPYGESEAPAPPGPGTRWPYRSRDTRRSFPEPEEPPEGGSYAGSLAEPYEELEAEECGILDGCTNGRCVRVPEGFTCRCFDGYRLDMTRMACVDINECDEAEAASPLCVNARCLNTDGSFRCICRPGFAPTHQPHHCAPARPRA; encoded by the exons ATGCGGAGGCCTGGCACCAGCGGCCGCCGCCCCCTCCTGCTGGTGCTGTTGCTGCCGCTCTTCGCAGCCGCCACCTCCgccgccagccccagccccagccccagccaggtCATCGAGGTCCCGGGGGTCCCCAGCCGCCCGGCCAG CGTTGCTGTTTGTCGCTGCTGCCCGGGCCAGACGTCTAGGAGGAGCCGCTGCATCCGAG CCTTCTGCAGGGTCCGAAGCTGCCAGCCCAAAAAGTGTGCAGGCCCCCAGCGGTGCCTGAACCCAGTGCCTGCAGTGCCCAGTCCCAGCCCCAGCGTGAGGAAGAGACAGGTGTCCCTCAACTGGCAGCCACTGAC GCTCCAGGAGGCCAGAGCTCTACTGAAGCGGCGGCGGCCCCGGGGGCCAGGGGGCCGGGGACTACTGAGAAGGAGGCCCCCACAGCGTGCCCCCGCTGGCAAGGCCCCGG TCCTGTGTCCCTTGATCTGTCACAATGGCGGTGTGTGCGTGAAGCCTGACCGCTGCCTCTGTCCCCCGGACTTCGCTGGCAAGTTCTGCCAGTTGCACTCCTCGGGCGCCCGGCCCCCGGCCCCGGCTATACCAGGCCTCACCCGCTCCGTGTACACTATGCCACTGGCCAACCACCGCGACGACGAGCACG GCGTGGCATCTATGGTGAGCGTCCACGTGGAGCACCCGCAGGAGGCGTCGGTGGTGGTGCACCAGGTGGAGCGTGTGTCTGGCCCTTGGGAGGAGGCGGACGCTGAGGCGGTGGCGCGGGCGGAAGCGGCGGCGCGGGCGGAGGCGGCAGCGCCCTACACGGTGTTGGCACAGAGCGCGCCGCGGGAGGACGGCTACTCAGATGCCTCGGGCTTCGGTTACTGCTTTCGGGAGCTGCGCGGAGGCGAA TGCGCGTCCCCGCTGCCCGGGCTCCGGACGCAGGAGGTCTGCTGCCGAGGGGCCGGCTTGGCCTGGGGCGTTCACGACTGTCAGCTGTGCTCCGAGCGCCTGG GGAACTCCGAAAGAGTGAGCGCCCCAGATGGACCTTGTCCAACCGGCTTTGAAAGAGTTAATGGGTCCTGCGAAG ATGTGGATGAGTGCGCGACTGGCGGGCGCTGCCAGCACGGCGAGTGTGCAAACACGCGCGGCGGGTACACGTGTGTGTGCCCCGACGGCTTTCTGCTCGACTCGTCCCGCAGCAGCTGCATCT CCCAACACGTGATCTCAGAGGCCAAAGGGCCCTGCTTCCGCGTGCTCCGCGACGGCGGCTGTTCGCTGCCCATTCTGCGGAACATCACTAAACAGATCTGCTGCTGCAGCCGCGTAGGCAAGGCCTGGGGCCGGGGCTGCCAGCTCTGCCCACCCTTCGGCTCAG AGGGTTTCCGGGAGATCTGCCCGGCTGGCCCTGGTTACCACTACTCGGCCTCCGACCTCCGCTACAACACCAGACCTCTGGGCCAGGAGCCACCCCGAGTGTCACTCAGCCAGCCTCGTACCCTGCCAGCCACCTCTCGGCCATCTGCAG GCTTTCTGCCCACCCATCGCCTGGAGCCCCGGCCTGAACCCCGGCCCGATCCCCGGCCCGGCCCTGAGCTTCCCTTGCCCAGCATCCCTGCCTGGACTGGTCCTGAGATTCCTGAATCAG GTCCCTCCTCCGGCATGTGTCAGCGCAACCCCCAGGTCTGCGGCCCAGGACGCTGCATTTCCCGGCCCAGCGGCTACACCTGCGCTTGCGACTCTGGCTTCCGGCTCAGCCCCCAGGGCACCCGATGCATTG ATGTGGACGAATGTCGCCGCGTGCCCCCGCCCTGTGCTCCCGGGCGCTGCGAGAACTCACCAGGCAGCTTCCGCTGCGTGTGCGGCCCGGGCTTCCGAGCCGGCCCACGGGCTGCGGAATGCCTGG ATGTGGACGAGTGCCACCGCGTGCCGCCGCCGTGTGACCTCGGGCGCTGCGAGAACACGCCAGGCAGCTTCCTGTGCGTGTGCCCCGCCGGGTACCAGGCTGCACCGCACGGAGCCAGCTGCCAGG ATGTGGATGAATGCACCCAGAGCCCAGGCCTGTGTGGCCGAGGGGCCTGCAAGAACCTGCCTGGCTCTTTCCGCTGTGTTTGCCCGGCTGGCTTCCGGGGCTCGGCGTGTGAAGAGGATGTGGATGAGTGTGCCCAGGAGCCACCGCCCTGCGGGCCCGGCCGCTGTGACAACACGGCAGGCTCCTTTCACTGTGCCTGCCCTGCTGGCTTCCGCTCCCGAGGGCCCGGGGCCCCCTGCCAAG ATGTGGATGAGTGTGCCCGAAGCCCCCCACCCTGCACCTATGGCCGGTGTGAGAACACAGAAGGCAGCTTCCAGTGTGTCTGCCCCATGGGCTTCCAACCCAACGCTGCTGGCTCCGAGTGCGAGG ATGTGGATGAGTGTGAGAACCACCTCGCATGCCCTGGGCAGGAGTGTGTGAACTCGCCCGGCTCCTTCCAGTGCAGGGCCTGTCCTTCTGGCCACCACCTGCACCGTGGCAGATGCACTG atGTGGACGAATGCAGTTCGGGTGCCCCTCCCTGTGGTCCCCACGGCCACTGCACTAACACCGAAGGCTCCTTCCGCTGCAGCTGCGCGCCAGGCTACCGGGCGCCGTCGGGTCGGCCCGGGCCCTGCGCAG ACGTGAACGAGTGCCTGGAGGGCGATTTCTGCTTCCCTCACGGCGAGTGCCTCAACACTGACGGCTCCTTTGCCTGTACTTGTGCCCCTGGCTACCGACCCGGACCCCGCGGAGCCTCTTGCCTCG ACGTTGACGAGTGCAGCGAGGAGGACCTTTGCCAGAGCGGCATCTGTACCAACACCGACGGCTCCTTCGAGTGCATCTGTCCTCCGGGACACCGCGCCGGCCCGGACCTCGCCTCCTGCCTCG ACGTGGACGAATGTCGCGAGCGAGGCCCAGCCCTGTGCGGGTCGCAGCGCTGTGAGAACTCTCCCGGCTCCTACCGCTGTGTCCGGGACTGCGATCCTGGGTACCACGCGGGCCCCGAGGGCACCTGTGACG ATGTGGACGAATGCCGGAACCGGTCCTTCTGCGGTGCCCACGCCGTGTGCCAGAACCTGCCCGGCTCCTTCCAGTGCCTCTGTGACCAGGGTTACGAGGGGGCACGGGATGGGCGTCACTGCGTGG ATGTGAACGAGTGTGAAACACTACAGGGTGTATGTGGAGCTGCCCTGTGTGAAAATGTCGAAGGCTCCTTCCTCTGTGTCTGCCCCAACAGCCCGGAGGAGTTTGACCCCATGACTGGACGCTGTGTTCCCCCACGAACTTCTGCTG GCACGTTCCCAGGCTCGCAGCCCCAGGCACCTGCTAGCCCTGTTCTGCCCGCCAGGCCACCTCCGCCACCCCTGCCCCGCCGACCCAGCACACCTAGGCAGGGCCCTGTGGGGAGCGGGCGCCGGGAGTGCTACTTTGACACAGCGGCCCCGGATGCATGTGACAACATCCTGGCTCGGAATGTGACGTGGCAGGAGTGCTGCTGTACTGTGGGTGAGGGCTGGGGCAGCGGCTGCCGCATCCAGCAGTGCCCGGGCACCGAGACAG ACGTGGACGAATGTCAGCTCTTCCGAGACCAGGTGTGCAAGAGTGGCGTGTGCGTGAACACGGCCCCGGGCTACTCATGCTATTGCAGCAACGGCTACTACTACCACACACAGCGGCTGGAGTGCATCG ATAACGACGAGTGCGCCGATGAGGAACCGGCCTGTGAGGGCGGCCGCTGTGTCAACACTGTGGGCTCTTATCACTGTACCTGCGAGCCCCCACTGGTGCTGGATGGCTCGCAGCGCCGCTGCGTCTCCAACGAGAGCCAGAGCCTCG ATGACAATCTGGGAGTGTGCTGGCAGGAAGTGGGGGCTGACCTCGTGTGCAGCCACCCTCGGCTGGACCGTCAGGCCACCTACACAGAGTGCTGCTGCCTGTATGGAGAGGCCTGGGGCATGGACTGCGCCCTCTGCCCTGCGCAGGACTCAG ATGACTTCGAGGCCCTGTGCAATGTGCTACGCCCCCCCGCATATAGCCCCCCGCGACCAGGTGGCTTTGGACTCCCCTACGAGTACGGCCCAGACTTAGGTCCACCTTACCAGGGCCTCCCGTATGGGCCTGAGTTGTACCCACCACCTGCGCTACCCTACGACCCCTACCCACCGCCACCTGGGCCCTTCGCCCGCCGGGAGGCTCCTTACGGGGCACCCCGCTTCGACATGCCAGACTTTGAGGACGATGGTGGCCCCTATGGCGAATCTGAGGCTCCTGCGCCACCTGGCCCGGGCACCCGCTGGCCCTATCGGTCCCGGGACACCCGCCGCTCCTTCCCAGAGCCCGAGGAGCCTCCTGAAGGTGGAAGCTATGCTG GTTCCCTGGCTGAGCCCTACGAGGAGCTGGAGGCGGAGGAGTGCGGGATCCTGGACGGCTGCACCAACGGCCGCTGCGTGCGCGTCCCCGAAGGCTTCACCTGCCGTTGCTTCGACGGCTACCGCCTGGACATGACCCGCATGGCCTGCGTTG ACATCAACGAGTGTGATGAGGCCGAGGCTGCCTCCCCGCTGTGCGTCAACGCGCGCTGCCTCAACACGGATGGCTCCTTCCGCTGCATCTGCCGCCCGGGATTCGCACCCACGCACCAGCCGCACCACTGTGCGCCCGCACGGCCCCGGGCCTGA
- the LTBP4 gene encoding latent-transforming growth factor beta-binding protein 4 isoform X16, with the protein MGDVKALLFVAAARARRLGGAAASESLAVSEAFCRVRSCQPKKCAGPQRCLNPVPAVPSPSPSVRKRQVSLNWQPLTLQEARALLKRRRPRGPGGRGLLRRRPPQRAPAGKAPVLCPLICHNGGVCVKPDRCLCPPDFAGKFCQLHSSGARPPAPAIPGLTRSVYTMPLANHRDDEHGVASMVSVHVEHPQEASVVVHQVERVSGPWEEADAEAVARAEAAARAEAAAPYTVLAQSAPREDGYSDASGFGYCFRELRGGECASPLPGLRTQEVCCRGAGLAWGVHDCQLCSERLGNSERVSAPDGPCPTGFERVNGSCEDVDECATGGRCQHGECANTRGGYTCVCPDGFLLDSSRSSCISQHVISEAKGPCFRVLRDGGCSLPILRNITKQICCCSRVGKAWGRGCQLCPPFGSEGFREICPAGPGYHYSASDLRYNTRPLGQEPPRVSLSQPRTLPATSRPSAGFLPTHRLEPRPEPRPDPRPGPELPLPSIPAWTGPEIPESGPSSGMCQRNPQVCGPGRCISRPSGYTCACDSGFRLSPQGTRCIDVDECRRVPPPCAPGRCENSPGSFRCVCGPGFRAGPRAAECLDVDECHRVPPPCDLGRCENTPGSFLCVCPAGYQAAPHGASCQDVDECTQSPGLCGRGACKNLPGSFRCVCPAGFRGSACEEDVDECAQEPPPCGPGRCDNTAGSFHCACPAGFRSRGPGAPCQDVDECARSPPPCTYGRCENTEGSFQCVCPMGFQPNAAGSECEDVDECENHLACPGQECVNSPGSFQCRACPSGHHLHRGRCTDVDECSSGAPPCGPHGHCTNTEGSFRCSCAPGYRAPSGRPGPCADVNECLEGDFCFPHGECLNTDGSFACTCAPGYRPGPRGASCLDVDECSEEDLCQSGICTNTDGSFECICPPGHRAGPDLASCLDVDECRERGPALCGSQRCENSPGSYRCVRDCDPGYHAGPEGTCDDVDECQEYGPEICGAQRCENTPGSYRCTPACDPGYQPTPGGGCQDVDECRNRSFCGAHAVCQNLPGSFQCLCDQGYEGARDGRHCVDVNECETLQGVCGAALCENVEGSFLCVCPNSPEEFDPMTGRCVPPRTSAGTFPGSQPQAPASPVLPARPPPPPLPRRPSTPRQGPVGSGRRECYFDTAAPDACDNILARNVTWQECCCTVGEGWGSGCRIQQCPGTETAEYQSLCPHGRGYLAPSGDLSLRRDVDECQLFRDQVCKSGVCVNTAPGYSCYCSNGYYYHTQRLECIDNDECADEEPACEGGRCVNTVGSYHCTCEPPLVLDGSQRRCVSNESQSLDDNLGVCWQEVGADLVCSHPRLDRQATYTECCCLYGEAWGMDCALCPAQDSDDFEALCNVLRPPAYSPPRPGGFGLPYEYGPDLGPPYQGLPYGPELYPPPALPYDPYPPPPGPFARREAPYGAPRFDMPDFEDDGGPYGESEAPAPPGPGTRWPYRSRDTRRSFPEPEEPPEGGSYAGSLAEPYEELEAEECGILDGCTNGRCVRVPEGFTCRCFDGYRLDMTRMACVDINECDEAEAASPLCVNARCLNTDGSFRCICRPGFAPTHQPHHCAPARPRA; encoded by the exons ATGGGAGACGTAAAAG CGTTGCTGTTTGTCGCTGCTGCCCGGGCCAGACGTCTAGGAGGAGCCGCTGCATCCGAG TCCCTGGCTGTCTCCGAAGCCTTCTGCAGGGTCCGAAGCTGCCAGCCCAAAAAGTGTGCAGGCCCCCAGCGGTGCCTGAACCCAGTGCCTGCAGTGCCCAGTCCCAGCCCCAGCGTGAGGAAGAGACAGGTGTCCCTCAACTGGCAGCCACTGAC GCTCCAGGAGGCCAGAGCTCTACTGAAGCGGCGGCGGCCCCGGGGGCCAGGGGGCCGGGGACTACTGAGAAGGAGGCCCCCACAGCGTGCCCCCGCTGGCAAGGCCCCGG TCCTGTGTCCCTTGATCTGTCACAATGGCGGTGTGTGCGTGAAGCCTGACCGCTGCCTCTGTCCCCCGGACTTCGCTGGCAAGTTCTGCCAGTTGCACTCCTCGGGCGCCCGGCCCCCGGCCCCGGCTATACCAGGCCTCACCCGCTCCGTGTACACTATGCCACTGGCCAACCACCGCGACGACGAGCACG GCGTGGCATCTATGGTGAGCGTCCACGTGGAGCACCCGCAGGAGGCGTCGGTGGTGGTGCACCAGGTGGAGCGTGTGTCTGGCCCTTGGGAGGAGGCGGACGCTGAGGCGGTGGCGCGGGCGGAAGCGGCGGCGCGGGCGGAGGCGGCAGCGCCCTACACGGTGTTGGCACAGAGCGCGCCGCGGGAGGACGGCTACTCAGATGCCTCGGGCTTCGGTTACTGCTTTCGGGAGCTGCGCGGAGGCGAA TGCGCGTCCCCGCTGCCCGGGCTCCGGACGCAGGAGGTCTGCTGCCGAGGGGCCGGCTTGGCCTGGGGCGTTCACGACTGTCAGCTGTGCTCCGAGCGCCTGG GGAACTCCGAAAGAGTGAGCGCCCCAGATGGACCTTGTCCAACCGGCTTTGAAAGAGTTAATGGGTCCTGCGAAG ATGTGGATGAGTGCGCGACTGGCGGGCGCTGCCAGCACGGCGAGTGTGCAAACACGCGCGGCGGGTACACGTGTGTGTGCCCCGACGGCTTTCTGCTCGACTCGTCCCGCAGCAGCTGCATCT CCCAACACGTGATCTCAGAGGCCAAAGGGCCCTGCTTCCGCGTGCTCCGCGACGGCGGCTGTTCGCTGCCCATTCTGCGGAACATCACTAAACAGATCTGCTGCTGCAGCCGCGTAGGCAAGGCCTGGGGCCGGGGCTGCCAGCTCTGCCCACCCTTCGGCTCAG AGGGTTTCCGGGAGATCTGCCCGGCTGGCCCTGGTTACCACTACTCGGCCTCCGACCTCCGCTACAACACCAGACCTCTGGGCCAGGAGCCACCCCGAGTGTCACTCAGCCAGCCTCGTACCCTGCCAGCCACCTCTCGGCCATCTGCAG GCTTTCTGCCCACCCATCGCCTGGAGCCCCGGCCTGAACCCCGGCCCGATCCCCGGCCCGGCCCTGAGCTTCCCTTGCCCAGCATCCCTGCCTGGACTGGTCCTGAGATTCCTGAATCAG GTCCCTCCTCCGGCATGTGTCAGCGCAACCCCCAGGTCTGCGGCCCAGGACGCTGCATTTCCCGGCCCAGCGGCTACACCTGCGCTTGCGACTCTGGCTTCCGGCTCAGCCCCCAGGGCACCCGATGCATTG ATGTGGACGAATGTCGCCGCGTGCCCCCGCCCTGTGCTCCCGGGCGCTGCGAGAACTCACCAGGCAGCTTCCGCTGCGTGTGCGGCCCGGGCTTCCGAGCCGGCCCACGGGCTGCGGAATGCCTGG ATGTGGACGAGTGCCACCGCGTGCCGCCGCCGTGTGACCTCGGGCGCTGCGAGAACACGCCAGGCAGCTTCCTGTGCGTGTGCCCCGCCGGGTACCAGGCTGCACCGCACGGAGCCAGCTGCCAGG ATGTGGATGAATGCACCCAGAGCCCAGGCCTGTGTGGCCGAGGGGCCTGCAAGAACCTGCCTGGCTCTTTCCGCTGTGTTTGCCCGGCTGGCTTCCGGGGCTCGGCGTGTGAAGAGGATGTGGATGAGTGTGCCCAGGAGCCACCGCCCTGCGGGCCCGGCCGCTGTGACAACACGGCAGGCTCCTTTCACTGTGCCTGCCCTGCTGGCTTCCGCTCCCGAGGGCCCGGGGCCCCCTGCCAAG ATGTGGATGAGTGTGCCCGAAGCCCCCCACCCTGCACCTATGGCCGGTGTGAGAACACAGAAGGCAGCTTCCAGTGTGTCTGCCCCATGGGCTTCCAACCCAACGCTGCTGGCTCCGAGTGCGAGG ATGTGGATGAGTGTGAGAACCACCTCGCATGCCCTGGGCAGGAGTGTGTGAACTCGCCCGGCTCCTTCCAGTGCAGGGCCTGTCCTTCTGGCCACCACCTGCACCGTGGCAGATGCACTG atGTGGACGAATGCAGTTCGGGTGCCCCTCCCTGTGGTCCCCACGGCCACTGCACTAACACCGAAGGCTCCTTCCGCTGCAGCTGCGCGCCAGGCTACCGGGCGCCGTCGGGTCGGCCCGGGCCCTGCGCAG ACGTGAACGAGTGCCTGGAGGGCGATTTCTGCTTCCCTCACGGCGAGTGCCTCAACACTGACGGCTCCTTTGCCTGTACTTGTGCCCCTGGCTACCGACCCGGACCCCGCGGAGCCTCTTGCCTCG ACGTTGACGAGTGCAGCGAGGAGGACCTTTGCCAGAGCGGCATCTGTACCAACACCGACGGCTCCTTCGAGTGCATCTGTCCTCCGGGACACCGCGCCGGCCCGGACCTCGCCTCCTGCCTCG ACGTGGACGAATGTCGCGAGCGAGGCCCAGCCCTGTGCGGGTCGCAGCGCTGTGAGAACTCTCCCGGCTCCTACCGCTGTGTCCGGGACTGCGATCCTGGGTACCACGCGGGCCCCGAGGGCACCTGTGACG ATGTGGATGAGTGCCAAGAATATGGTCCCGAGATTTGTGGAGCCCAGCGTTGTGAGAACACCCCTGGCTCCTACCGCTGCACACCGGCCTGTGACCCTGGCTATCAGCCCACGCCAGGGGGCGGATGCCAGG ATGTGGACGAATGCCGGAACCGGTCCTTCTGCGGTGCCCACGCCGTGTGCCAGAACCTGCCCGGCTCCTTCCAGTGCCTCTGTGACCAGGGTTACGAGGGGGCACGGGATGGGCGTCACTGCGTGG ATGTGAACGAGTGTGAAACACTACAGGGTGTATGTGGAGCTGCCCTGTGTGAAAATGTCGAAGGCTCCTTCCTCTGTGTCTGCCCCAACAGCCCGGAGGAGTTTGACCCCATGACTGGACGCTGTGTTCCCCCACGAACTTCTGCTG GCACGTTCCCAGGCTCGCAGCCCCAGGCACCTGCTAGCCCTGTTCTGCCCGCCAGGCCACCTCCGCCACCCCTGCCCCGCCGACCCAGCACACCTAGGCAGGGCCCTGTGGGGAGCGGGCGCCGGGAGTGCTACTTTGACACAGCGGCCCCGGATGCATGTGACAACATCCTGGCTCGGAATGTGACGTGGCAGGAGTGCTGCTGTACTGTGGGTGAGGGCTGGGGCAGCGGCTGCCGCATCCAGCAGTGCCCGGGCACCGAGACAG CTGAGTACCAGTCATTGTGCCCTCACGGCCGGGGCTACCTGGCGCCCAGTGGAGACCTGAGCCTCCGGAGAG ACGTGGACGAATGTCAGCTCTTCCGAGACCAGGTGTGCAAGAGTGGCGTGTGCGTGAACACGGCCCCGGGCTACTCATGCTATTGCAGCAACGGCTACTACTACCACACACAGCGGCTGGAGTGCATCG ATAACGACGAGTGCGCCGATGAGGAACCGGCCTGTGAGGGCGGCCGCTGTGTCAACACTGTGGGCTCTTATCACTGTACCTGCGAGCCCCCACTGGTGCTGGATGGCTCGCAGCGCCGCTGCGTCTCCAACGAGAGCCAGAGCCTCG ATGACAATCTGGGAGTGTGCTGGCAGGAAGTGGGGGCTGACCTCGTGTGCAGCCACCCTCGGCTGGACCGTCAGGCCACCTACACAGAGTGCTGCTGCCTGTATGGAGAGGCCTGGGGCATGGACTGCGCCCTCTGCCCTGCGCAGGACTCAG ATGACTTCGAGGCCCTGTGCAATGTGCTACGCCCCCCCGCATATAGCCCCCCGCGACCAGGTGGCTTTGGACTCCCCTACGAGTACGGCCCAGACTTAGGTCCACCTTACCAGGGCCTCCCGTATGGGCCTGAGTTGTACCCACCACCTGCGCTACCCTACGACCCCTACCCACCGCCACCTGGGCCCTTCGCCCGCCGGGAGGCTCCTTACGGGGCACCCCGCTTCGACATGCCAGACTTTGAGGACGATGGTGGCCCCTATGGCGAATCTGAGGCTCCTGCGCCACCTGGCCCGGGCACCCGCTGGCCCTATCGGTCCCGGGACACCCGCCGCTCCTTCCCAGAGCCCGAGGAGCCTCCTGAAGGTGGAAGCTATGCTG GTTCCCTGGCTGAGCCCTACGAGGAGCTGGAGGCGGAGGAGTGCGGGATCCTGGACGGCTGCACCAACGGCCGCTGCGTGCGCGTCCCCGAAGGCTTCACCTGCCGTTGCTTCGACGGCTACCGCCTGGACATGACCCGCATGGCCTGCGTTG ACATCAACGAGTGTGATGAGGCCGAGGCTGCCTCCCCGCTGTGCGTCAACGCGCGCTGCCTCAACACGGATGGCTCCTTCCGCTGCATCTGCCGCCCGGGATTCGCACCCACGCACCAGCCGCACCACTGTGCGCCCGCACGGCCCCGGGCCTGA